The DNA segment AACACAGGAGCAAGTGGCAGGGAGGGGACTGGGCCCCTCCTCTGCAATGACCAAGCACTTTTACCAAGCACAAAGGACCAAGTCCTGTGCCAACCCAGGAGCACCAAAAGGAATAAGGCAGGGTGGACACACAGGCCCCCAGAGAGGGCTTCCATCCAGCTCAGGGACGTCCACCAGCACACGGCCGTTGTTAGAAATGCCTTGTAAAGTACAGGGAGTAAGATGGCAGAATTCCTTAAGACTAGTCACAGAGTCTCGTCTGTTCTTACTTTTCCCGGGCAACTGCATCTGACTCAATCATCATGGATAATATCATCTCCCCCCTCCACTCAGCCCAGGTGCTGGGCCGGCCAGGGCACCCTCATCCCGCCAGCAGGTTGTCGCTGGAGTGTCAGgccacacccaccccctcaacaGCCTGGGAGGCCAAGAATCATGAATAGCGAGGTCAGAAACCTGCTTTACCAAAGAGCAAAACGCActgtcatcaaaacagcatgacaCTGGCTCAGGGAAAACATCCAGAAGGAGTCCAGAAACAAACTCAAGAACACATGCGCACGTGATGTAGGTTAAGGTGGCACTGCAGCGTCACGGACAGATGTTATCTGCCTCGCGGATTTACCTAGAACAAGGCAGTCTGAACCTTACTTCAGACGGTATACAAAAAAGAATTctgagggggagggcatagctcaagtggtaaagggcgtgcttagtgtgcatgaggtcctgggttcaatccccagtacctctgttataaaaagaattaaataaataaacctaattaccccttccAAAAAAATGAATTCCAGGGGAATCACATATTtcagcataaaaataaaatacaaaagatgAAAACGAACACAAAGATCTGAATGAGATAGTTCATAggagttttattcataattggcccaaactggaaacaacccaaatgtccatcaatgggcGAAAAGATTAATTGTGATCCAACTATACAACCGAGTACAACTCAGTGATGAAAAGGAACAACTGCTGATAAATACGACATGGATGTGCCTCAGACGTACTAAACTGAATAGAAGAAGCCGAACTCAAAAGCCTCCATATCGTGATTGTTTATGTGACTTCCTCAAAAACTGCAAATCATTAGAAACTGAAAACAGATCAGCTGCTGTCAAGGGCTGGGGGTTGGGTAGGAACTGACTACAAAGAGATATAAGAAACTTCTTGGGGAGGGGATGGAAACAttcactatcttgattgtggtgatgatttcacGGGTGTATGTAAATAGCAAAAAACGCAGTTTACTGTCTAACAAtgatatcacaataaagatgtcaaggaaaggaggaagaaagggaaggagggagagagagagagaagaggaaaagggaaagaaaagaaagaaaaaaacagcaaaactgGCAATCATGAGTGAATATAAAATTGTCCATATACACTGTGGCAGAGTCACACAACAGTTCCCTGTATGTGTGTTAACTGCTAAGTGGAAACAGCAAGTTACAAAGTAACATGTATAGTATGCTCCCATCCTGAGTGTATCCAGGTTTGTACAAGCACGGGAGAGAGGGTCCTCCAGAGGCACTTCCAAAGGTTACACTTGGCAGTTTCAAGACTAACACTGCCCTCTACAGGACTTGTTGGAGACAGATTCATAGCAAATAATCTCATTATAAGTCGTTTTCCTAAACACTCTAATGAAACAGCTCTTATCAAGATCACCAGGGACCAAACACTTGCCAAAGTCAACAAGTCaattctcttttctcatctgaCTCAAACTCAGCAACAGGTGACACAGCTGATCACTCTGGCCATCTTGAAACATCTTCTGGAGGCTTCTAGGAGAGGACAActcacttctttctcttcctacctCACTGGGTGGGCCCACTCTCCTGctagctcctcttcctcctcacctctAAGGTTGGGGAGCCCTTGGTCCCCTTCTTAGCCCCCTTCTTTTGCTGTTTTGCCCCTCACCCCCAAAACCATGTGAACTCCTCTGGTTACCCTCCATATAAAATGATGCTCAAAATCACTCCAGATCCTTCTGATATCCTGACTCCAATTCCAATTGTTCCATATGCTTGTCTCAAACCTATCACAGCCAAACACAACCCTTGACCGCTCCTCCAAATCACCTCCCTTAAGATTTCCTCATCTGAGTAAGAGGCAGCACCCAGGGTCTCCAGACTTTAAGAGTCacccctgcctctcctctctccttcactcCCTCATAAATTCTATAGGTGCTACTTCTGTCTGTGTAATTCCTACTCAGGCTTTGGACTTCATCCTGAGCATCAGGCTCCCAGAGGAGCCTTCCCTAACTTCTCAGACTGGTTTGGCAACCCCCTCCACCATAATCTGCTCTGAGATCCAAATGCATTCCTCTGTTGCACTGAACAATGTAGCAACTGATCTTTTATGTTTAAGGCCTCTTCACTACTTCGTGGGAATTGCAGAGCCTTGTTGGAGCCCTCACCCAGCCCCTACCTGCCTATCCAACCtcgtgtgaatgaaaaatgttgcccaCCAtctaaacaaaggatgttgcagccatcaagccactaCAGCCGGCACCTGGCAGTGAGCACTGAGacaactcaggatggagacaaacgGGCTGCCCTCAGCCACGGCAGCCACCCCCAATGGTGCACCCAGAGGGGACTTAGGATGGGacaaagaacaggatactggccctagagagctaaggtgcttatcaaaggaatgatttcagtgaccCCAGACCCTTGCACCTCCCCTCCATAGAAATATGcgaaattccttaacttgagatgtctggttttcttttgggggaggggttctttaactaacagtaatcttttgatattctgACTATCTGGTCTCTGTTGCAAAATctgtatatcctggcttctctctTACCTCTTCGGAGCACTCAGAGCTattctgagaggctgcctcccagcctttagtcctcagaaagtctgcctaataaaatataattctcaactttgaggttgtgctttttttttttttttttcaatctccgTGTATGATAACTTCGGgccctcaaagtgtggtccagggaccaAAGCATGGACGTCACTGGGGAGCCAGTCAGAAAGGCAGACTTCCAGGCCCCACTCCTGTCCTAATAAACCAGAACCTGAATTGTAATAATATCTGCAGGTTCTTGTTAAAATTTGAGAAGAGCGTCTTAGAAGCTTCCCCCTCACTCGGATTCCGCCACACTTGTATTTGCAATTCCTCAGCACTGAGATATGTGTGTTCCCCGTCGGGGTGACCCAGGtgagctgccaggggctgggatttgaacagagacagaagagaagcGAATATGCTGCGGCCAAGGGCGAGGCTGCCTTTCCAGTGCTGCTAAGTCCCGGTCCACCGCTCCCAAAAGGCAGGAAAGCCACCACCGGAGCTCGCCGGAAGCGCATGGGAAGCGAGTACGCATGCACGCAGAGAAGAtgctggagggggcggggcctaCTCGCTGGGCGGTCCCGGCTGCCGGTTGGCGAGacggaaggagaggggagggatttCCGCCTCCGCCAAGAATCGGAAGTCACTGTCTCCCGGGTGAGCGAGGCAGTCGCTACGAGGATCGGCGAGTGCAGGTAAGGGTTCGCGAGGGCAAGCGTTGGGGCTGAGAGGGGTCGATCGCTCTACGACTCCAGGACGGGTGCTCACGGGGTCCTGGGGGAGGCGCCGAGGGACCAGGGCTTGGGGGGCGGCCCGTCGGGGAGCTTGCCTCCGGGAGGTCCCAGCCCGCTAAGCGCGGCTGCTCGGAGGCCTGGCTCCTACGGGCGGCCAGCGAGAGGCGACGCCGAAGCCTCGGTAAGTCTGGAGCGACCGGCTCACCCGCCGCCTCTTGAGTCACGGCAGGGTCGGTGGCTGAGCCCTCTTCCAGCCCCCCTTGGCGCACTTGGACTTAGATCTCCACAAAAGTGCATCCCGAAGTCCCCGGAGCTTTATGTGCAGGCCAGACCCCTTTTCTGGAATGTAGTTGTGGGTGCTGTAGTCACTGGAAAAAATGAGAGGTTCTGGGGCTCATCTGTACCTTCTGATCCCGGAGACTTGTTTGTGTATTCAACAGATAGTTACTGAGCACTTAGtgcataccaggcactgtgcGTGCTGGAGATTCAGCAGTGGGCAAATCATGCTCGCACCCCAGCCCGCAGCACTGACATTCTAGTGGAGAAGTGGTCAGATGCTGGATGTATTTTAGAGGTCGAACAGTAGGATTGGGGTGGGGTAAGGGGCGTGGGAGAGGGCCAGAGGAATCGAGTGTGAGTCCAAGGTTTTTGGAACTTGATCTCTGCTGGGCTGAGGAAGACTGCGGGAGAGCAGGTTGGGGTGTTTGGAGCTTGGTTCTGGACAGGTTACGTTTAAACGCTTGTTAGCATCGGAAGAAGTGTGGCTGAGGCAGGTAGTCAGGGGAGTCTGCGGTTCAGAGGTGACGAAAGTGTAGAGGAGGCTTGTGAAGCCCTGACACTGGGTGAGCTCTCTGTGGAGATGAATGGAGATGGAGCAGTGAGGGACCCAAAGATTGGGTTTGTGGCCTCTTGTgatgtggggatgggggtgggatcACAGCAGCAGCAAAGACTGAGGAGCTGCCattgaggagggggtgggagagtgCAGGGCCCTGAGAGCCTTGTgagaagggtgggaggaggaactAGGGTGTCCAGTGCCCCTAGGAGTGGGGACTGCCCCTTGGGGTGGACAGCATGGCGGGGGCATCTGTGTGGAGAGAATGGGAGGGAACGCCCCTGGGATCCTCAGGGCCCTGTGCCAGTCCTCCCTTCACCACAGGCCAGCCAGGCTTGCTTGCCAGCCTGATTCCTAGAGAGTCAATCTAGAGGGCTGCATGGGTCCCATGAGTCACTGAATTCGGCCGCCTTCCTTCCACAGGTTTGCCCTCCTGCAGACATGGGGCGTAGAAAGTCAAAACGGAAGCCACCCCCCAAGAAGAAGATGACAGGCACCCTAGAGACCCAGTTCACCTGCCCCTTCTGCAACCACGAGAAGTCTTGTGATGTGAAAATgtgagtggggacaggggcctcccctctccttcctcagtcGGGAGGCGGCTTCCCCACTCCCACCatcctccatctcctccagccttcctgattggggggtgggggtcatcACCCACAGACACAGGCCTTCTCATTCACTAGtccttctgtctcctcccactcCAGGGATCGGGCCCGCAACACTGGTGTCATCTCCTGTACCGTGTGCCTAGAGGAATTCCAGACGCCCATCACTTGTATCCTTGGGAAACCAGGCTTTTTccagggggtgagggtggggcggTCAGGGCTGCCCTGCCCAGAGTGGGCTGCTCAAGGACACCCAGCCCTCCTAGGTGCCCTGATGCAGGCCTGTGGCCACAGAGAGGAATCAGGACCACCTGCTGACTTATGTGGGGTGACAGGGTGCAGGGCAAGGGGCTGACAAACACTTGTGTGAGCAACAGAGTATGTATAAGAAAGGGGCCCAGTGCTACCAGTTGCCCTTGACCTAAGCGGCTCAGATCTATCAGAACCAGTGGATGTATACAGCGATTGGATAGATGCCTGTGAGGCAGCCAATCAGTAGCAACGCAGAAGACCCACCCCCCTTGGCAGCCCCGCCTGCTGGGTACCAATCCAGAGACATTCCAGGGTTGGGGTGTGGGTCCAGGGCCTTTGCAGCCCTTTGTGTGTGTGGAATGGGTGTGGGTGTGAGTGTGATTGTGTATGGCTGCAGGTGTGGCTGTGGGGGTGTCCTCGCGGGCACGGGGTGGAGTTGAAGGGTTGCTGGGCCCCAAGGGCCTGAACTGCCTCTCTCAGCTCTCAAAGCCTTTGACTTGCTCCCTCTTCTGGCCCCTGGCTCCTCTGGGGCCCTGGTCAGGACATCCCAGGCAAGGGCAGGCCCAGCTGAGGCTGCCTCAGGACTCTCCAGCCTCCTCACCCATGTCACCAGCACTTGTCCGTGTGAACTGGActgcccaccctccttccctgccctccaagGCCTTGGGCCTGCGGTTCCAGCCACAGTCCCAGGGGCCCCCTAGCAGGGTGGCCTGATTTCATGTTTGGTTGCTGTTgtagaggagggaggggctgggttgGAGACAGCTGTCAGTCACAAGCCCTTAAATAAAGCAGCCGATGCAAAACTCTTGGCTCTCTGATTTCCTAGGCTCTGGGTCAGCCCCAGGGGCTCAGTGAGgtaaggggggtggggggctcaggcATTCAGAGGTGGCCTAGCGTGCCGGTAGAAGTGGAGTTTGGTCAGTCCTTCCAACTGTCCAATGTTTGGTCCGCTCTGCAGGCATTGGGGGTGAAACCAGGGAAACGGGTCTAatggtgtgggggtggggtggtcagCCTGTAGGGGGTAAGGCTCAAGGGCCACCCTGTACCCAAGACTGTTCTTGAACCCAGGAGGCCTGGCTTCACAGCCTGGGGGTCTCAATTCCTCATGAGCCCAGGgtccaggctgagggaacagctCTTGGCTTCCTGAGGGCTGTGGGGAGGACTGGAGGAGTCTGGGGTAGTGAAAGGGGCCTTTTTCCTAGGGTGGTGAGGAGTCTTGGaaggctggaggtggggcctgAGGCACGCTCGTGGTGTAATATTGGCCTTTGTGCACATTCCCTCTCCCTGAGTTCCTGGCACAAAGCTCCTAaaaccttggaatttcctgagcaaCCTGGAGTATCTTTTGTCATTCATAAAGAGCCCCTCTGATCACTCCTGAGATTATGCTAATGATTTAGGGTGGGGCTGGTCACTGGAAAGGGATTACTAAAATCTCAGAGGCACCCACCAAccctgggaagggggagggtgaATTAAGCTGAAAACAAAATCTGATGAGCTTTGACCTTAAACACACAGAGACCCTGGGACACTtggagagggcaggggtgggccACAGCCCTCCACCTCACCTCGCCCCACACACATTCCACCTGGCTGAGTTAGGTCCTTTTGTAATAAGCCAGTAATctaataagtaaaatgtttctccagcTTCTGTGAGCTACTCTAGTAAATTAACCAAATCtgaggagggggtcatgggaaccacCCATCTACAGCTGGTTGGTccgaagcacaggtaacaacctggacttgtgattggcggctggagtggggaggggcagtctTGGACGTAACCTTTATCCTGTGGGATATGGTGTTCTGTCCAGGCAGATAGTGTTAGAACTGAGTTAACTGTGGCGGTGTTGGAAAAAACCCATCTGAACATGGCTGGTGGTGAGCACCTGGGTACCCCCATGACCCCCTCAGATGGCCTTGTGGTGTGGGTGTCCTGACGCTCTGGCAGCCTGGGCCAGGTCCAAGTCCTCCTCTGTCTGGCCTCATGAGCCCTGGCAGCAAGTCACCTGGGCTTTGGATTCCTCGTTGGTACAGTGGGAAGGATGATGGAACCTTCCCAGGGAGCCTATTCATGATTCCTGGCATGATTCGAGCAGACTCGGACCCACTAGGGCAGTGAGGGATTCGAACAGCCAAAGAAGGTGCTGAGCTAGCCTAAAGCCCTGTCCACCAGGTCCAGCCACTGGGTCTGCTATGTGTCCCCAAAGTCCCACTCTGCCCTGACATGACCCTCCCTGGaactcccacctcctccctccaagGCCCCAGGTAGGGTCACCTGGCCAAGGCAGGACCCAGCAGACATGGATAGAAGGTGGACAGGTGCCTACTTCTGGGATGAGGGGTGTGCTCTCTGGGATCCAGGGAAAGGGGGCTTGTTCTGCCATCCAGGGCCCGCCCCCTCAGCCTCACAGGCCAAGTGCTAATATGGTGCTGTTTTCCCGAggaggcagggccctgggccaggcatGGATCCTCCTCAGCATAGCTTCCCCTTGCTGGCCCTCAGGGAGCAGGACTCCGGGAAGCCAGGCCAAGAGTGCCTAGAATCCAGTTAACAAGGCCCCTGGGGGCTGTGTGCAGCTATGCACGCGGGTCCACTGATGTCTGTCTCTGTGGGTCCCCAGGTTCCAGCCTCaccccctgccctggggaggagagggaagaagactGTGCCCACAGCACGGCTGCACCCTCTCGTTGGAACCCTGGCAGTTGGTGGCTTCGGGGCCCCTCTGAAATGTGGAGAGGTTGGGGCCTTGTCCAGACTTCTAGGGTCCAGGGCTGGCAGGCCAGGCTTGGACAACAGCCCTAagaagagggcagagagggagccAGTTGCACGGGCCAGCTGCACCCTGCGGTCAGCTCCTTAACAGTTCTGTGCCAGCTGGTAACGGGCCATTGCCCTGGGCACCCAAAGTGCCCATCCTCCCCCAGCGCTCtgtccactcccacccccaccccccgcagtcTCCTCCAGGGCTAGAGTCCCCCCGCCCACAGGGGCCTCCAGGCCCCGGCTTGTCCATTCTCACTGTCACAGCCAAATGTCATCCCGTCTGGAGGCATCATTTCATTTAAGTTTCCTGAGACCCCACACAGTTCCAGGTCCTCATTTCTCTGATGGAAAAACAGGCCTAGGGAAGGGAAgcgacttacccaaggtcacgcagctagTGAGCTGCAGAATTGTGATTCACATCCCATCCAGCCTGGCCCGGGGCTTGGCCTCTTAACACAACCCACAGACCCCCAGGGAAGGCACGTGGGTACCAAGCACATGCGTGTGTGTGGATATTACTTGGGGGGCTTCTTGTCCTGGGGGAACACCCTTGTGAGGGTGTATGTTATGTGTCTTGGGTAGGAGTATGTACtgcatgtgtgagtgtgagagTGGGTGTGGGGATTTTGTGTGTGAGTGAGTAGGGTGCCTGTCCTGGGTCCAGCGAGCAGCTGTGagctgtgtgtgtgcatctgaggGTGCGGTGAGTGTGTGTGCCTGGGCAGATGTGTGTGCGGGAGACAGAGTGTATCTGAACAGGGTTGTTGGCATGTGCGCAAGAGCCACGCAGGCTCTGGGGGGACGGAGCAGCCCCAAGTCCTCGGCTGATTTTACAGGCATTTATTGTGCTCCagtgaagtagaaaaagaaagtgCTCGCGTTACAAACGCCGCTGTCACATCCCGTACGCCAGCTGCAAACCAAACCGCGTGTGTCCGCTGGGTCTCTGGGCATGCAGTTTGCTCCCACTGTGGGAatggggttgggggctggggggcgagcctgggctctgggggcTTCGCTTGGGGGGCTTCTTGTTCTGGGGGAAGCCACCTGTGGGGAGTGGGGAACAGCAGGGTAGCTTTGCTCAGTGCATCCTTTGGGTGTGTTGGGAACACCTGGCTCCATGTTGGACCCCTGCAGCGCTCCAGGGAGGAGACCCCCGTTCCCACCCCACGGGCCCCCCAATCTGCTCCCCCCAAACGCTAACCCTGTAGGCAGGTgccaggaggctggaggagccatgcagggggagggggttggcgggccaggccaggccctgccagGAGCAGCAGCCAGCCTCCCTGGGGGAAGGCGGGAGGCCCAGGGCCCTAGGCGGAGTTGTAGTAGTTGTGCGGGTGGTGGTTGTGGGCAGGCTCGCCCAGCTCCGGGTACTCGGGCGTCAGGCAGTACTTGGGGTCGTAGACCTGGCGCGGCAGCCCGTACACCGTCATGCCCCGCTGCGAGGCCCCCTTGTTGCTGCCCATCTGCAGGCTGACATTGAGTGTGTCACAGTGTTCCATGCCCAGCCCTGGCTCGAAGATCTGACGCTTGGTCCCGGGCGCGGTCATGCCGGCCTGCAGAGGGCAGTGCGGTCAGGCCATGGGGGTGGCGAGGGGCACGACCCCACCAGCCCGGCCTGTGCGCCCCCCTGCCCCCGCATACCTGGCTGGCTCCCTTGTTGGTGCCCATCTGCAGGCTGATGGTGGCCTGGTCCAGGGGCTGGTCCGTACCCAGCTTAGGGTCGTAGAGGTGGCGCCGGGTGCCGTAGGCTGTCATGCCCTGCTGACTGGCAAACTTGTTGGTGCCCATCTAGGGAAGCCAGGAGGAGAATCACCCCGAGGGTTACAGAATCTCCCCATGGGCCCTGAGGTGTAACTGATGTCAGTTTCCACCCTCAGGCTACAGactggaaactgaggcccagagaaggtgtGTCACAGACTGGTAAGTGGCTCAGAGCACGGGGGCCTGACTTCCAGTGGGCAATCCTGGCAAGGGAGCTAGCttctcctggcctcagtttcctcatctatataaaAGGTATGATGCCAACAGTACCCACCCCCTAGAACCACTGGAGGAGTGAGTTAGGGTACAGAAAATGCGGAGCAGATAGTTTAGTAGTAGGGACCATCCT comes from the Camelus dromedarius isolate mCamDro1 chromosome 27, mCamDro1.pat, whole genome shotgun sequence genome and includes:
- the ELOF1 gene encoding transcription elongation factor 1 homolog isoform X2, which produces MGRRKSKRKPPPKKKMTGTLETQFTCPFCNHEKSCDVKMDRARNTGVISCTVCLEEFQTPITSQIYQNQWMYTAIG
- the ELOF1 gene encoding transcription elongation factor 1 homolog isoform X1, producing the protein MGRRKSKRKPPPKKKMTGTLETQFTCPFCNHEKSCDVKMDRARNTGVISCTVCLEEFQTPITYLSEPVDVYSDWIDACEAANQ
- the CNN1 gene encoding calponin-1 isoform X2, whose product is MDGLKDGIILCEFINKLQPGSVKKVNESTQNWHQLENIGNFIKAITKYGVKPHDIFEANDLFENTNHTQVQSTLLALASMAKTKGNKVNVGVKYAEKQERKFEPEKLREGRNIIGLQMGTNKFASQQGMTAYGTRRHLYDPKLGTDQPLDQATISLQMGTNKGASQAGMTAPGTKRQIFEPGLGMEHCDTLNVSLQMGSNKGASQRGMTVYGLPRQVYDPKYCLTPEYPELGEPAHNHHPHNYYNSA